A single genomic interval of Helianthus annuus cultivar XRQ/B chromosome 13, HanXRQr2.0-SUNRISE, whole genome shotgun sequence harbors:
- the LOC110897294 gene encoding chaperone protein dnaJ 11, chloroplastic, with product MAFSSSSCFFTSPNFTVNRQPISANFATAERTASFSTRSQRITNQSSLYDVLGIQIGADTVEIKAAYRRLARVLHPDVGNCDSSADEFMKVHSAYATLSDPGKRADYDRSLFVRQKMSVRSSILSSSPAGFSGYSGRRWETDQCW from the coding sequence ATGGCGTTTTCATCTTCATCCTGCTTCTTCACTTCCCCCAATTTCACCGTCAATCGACAACCAATTTCCGCCAATTTCGCCACAGCTGAACGAACGGCGTCGTTTTCAACCAGATCTCAACGGATTACTAATCAATCTTCACTCTACGATGTGCTCGGAATACAAATCGGAGCCGATACGGTGGAGATCAAGGCGGCGTACCGGAGATTAGCCAGAGTTTTGCATCCTGATGTCGGAAACTGTGATTCATCGGCTGATGAGTTTATGAAAGTGCATTCTGCGTACGCTACGTTGTCGGATCCGGGAAAACGAGCGGATTATGATCGGAGTTTGTTCGTGAGACAGAAAATGAGCGTCCGGAGTTCGATTTTGAGTTCGTCTCCGGCGGGATTCAGTGGTTATAGTGGCCGGAGATGGGAAACGGACCAGTGTTGGTAG